A genome region from Mercenaria mercenaria strain notata chromosome 11, MADL_Memer_1, whole genome shotgun sequence includes the following:
- the LOC128547058 gene encoding failed axon connections homolog isoform X2 has product MRTYFAAQVSSVMETFLGRNVVYTAAGLSAVVGTSIYLLKRLKSMDVVQKERVCVIDYPENVVIVHTFGRGKKGPDISHFVVKLETYLRVNKIPYQCDFTANNHLLGPKKKSPWIEYNGTTMGDSQLIIEFLNKEFKVDMNSDLTKQEKALAWAIQKWIEELNVHTRWVLLCDEMYQEGFSPFPMEQKSFLNKRFSGMTYAVGIGRHSKSEVQDMIVDNLRHFSDILGDNEYIMGDKMTVVDCAAFGILSQMRWQTPSACPGTNLFQGGEISNVNHYLDRIRDQYWPDFDSPIH; this is encoded by the exons atgcgtACATATTTCGCTGCACAAGTATCTTCCGTGATGGAAACATTTCTCGGGAGGAATGTAGTGTATACGGCTGCTGGATTATCGGCGGTTGTAGGAACAAGCATTTACTTATTGAAGAGATTAAAAAGCATGGATGTAGTACAAAAAGAAAG AGTTTGTGTCATAGATTACCCCGAAAATGTTGTTATTGTACATACATTCGGCAGAGGAAAGAAAGGCCCAGATATAAGCCATTTTGTTGTGAAGCTAGAGACGTACCTGAGAGTAAACAAGATACCGTATCAG TGTGACTTCACTGCGAACAACCATTTGCTTGGTCCAAAGAAAAAATCTCCTTGGATCGAGTACAACGGAACAACAATGGGTGATTCCCAGCTGATTATCGAATTCCTTAACAAAGAATTCAAGGTGGACATGAACAGTGATCTCACCAAACAGGAGAAAGCCCTTGCCTGGGCAATACAGAAATGGATAGAGGA GTTAAATGTACACACAAGATGGGTTCTTTTGTGTGACGAAATGTATCAAGAGGGCTTTTCACCTTTTCCTATGGAGCAGAAGTCCTTTCTTAACAAGCGGTTCAGTGGAATGACTTACGCTGTTGGAATCGGCCGCCACAGTAAGAGCGAAGTACAGGACATGATAGTGGACAACTTACGacatttttcagacattttag GTGATAACGAATATATTATGGGTGACAAAATGACTGTCGTAGATTGTGCTGCTTTTGGAATTCTTTCACAAATGAGATGGCAGACACCATCCGCTTGCCCGGGGACAAATCTCTTTCAAG GAGGGGAAATATCTAATGTAAATCATTATCTGGACAGAATCAGAGACCAATATTGGCCGGACTTTGACTCACCAATACATTAG
- the LOC128547058 gene encoding failed axon connections homolog isoform X1: MRTYFAAQVSSVMETFLGRNVVYTAAGLSAVVGTSIYLLKRLKSMDVVQKERVCVIDYPENVVIVHTFGRGKKGPDISHFVVKLETYLRVNKIPYQCDFTANNHLLGPKKKSPWIEYNGTTMGDSQLIIEFLNKEFKVDMNSDLTKQEKALAWAIQKWIEEFIYWLNVHTRWVLLCDEMYQEGFSPFPMEQKSFLNKRFSGMTYAVGIGRHSKSEVQDMIVDNLRHFSDILGDNEYIMGDKMTVVDCAAFGILSQMRWQTPSACPGTNLFQGGEISNVNHYLDRIRDQYWPDFDSPIH, from the exons atgcgtACATATTTCGCTGCACAAGTATCTTCCGTGATGGAAACATTTCTCGGGAGGAATGTAGTGTATACGGCTGCTGGATTATCGGCGGTTGTAGGAACAAGCATTTACTTATTGAAGAGATTAAAAAGCATGGATGTAGTACAAAAAGAAAG AGTTTGTGTCATAGATTACCCCGAAAATGTTGTTATTGTACATACATTCGGCAGAGGAAAGAAAGGCCCAGATATAAGCCATTTTGTTGTGAAGCTAGAGACGTACCTGAGAGTAAACAAGATACCGTATCAG TGTGACTTCACTGCGAACAACCATTTGCTTGGTCCAAAGAAAAAATCTCCTTGGATCGAGTACAACGGAACAACAATGGGTGATTCCCAGCTGATTATCGAATTCCTTAACAAAGAATTCAAGGTGGACATGAACAGTGATCTCACCAAACAGGAGAAAGCCCTTGCCTGGGCAATACAGAAATGGATAGAGGAGTTCATATATTG GTTAAATGTACACACAAGATGGGTTCTTTTGTGTGACGAAATGTATCAAGAGGGCTTTTCACCTTTTCCTATGGAGCAGAAGTCCTTTCTTAACAAGCGGTTCAGTGGAATGACTTACGCTGTTGGAATCGGCCGCCACAGTAAGAGCGAAGTACAGGACATGATAGTGGACAACTTACGacatttttcagacattttag GTGATAACGAATATATTATGGGTGACAAAATGACTGTCGTAGATTGTGCTGCTTTTGGAATTCTTTCACAAATGAGATGGCAGACACCATCCGCTTGCCCGGGGACAAATCTCTTTCAAG GAGGGGAAATATCTAATGTAAATCATTATCTGGACAGAATCAGAGACCAATATTGGCCGGACTTTGACTCACCAATACATTAG